A region of Subdoligranulum variabile DNA encodes the following proteins:
- a CDS encoding sigma-70 family RNA polymerase sigma factor, with translation MKKINLRELYPDVYTTDFLVDVTEEVMEAIRAAERAEAAYDRRMYRYKAHYSLDCDNGIENAVLLKPQTPEMVLEEKQFQEQVYAAVMKLPEKQAKRIYARYYLGMTVNEIAEVEGVDPSRVRDSIRRGLKQLGKYF, from the coding sequence ATGAAGAAAATTAACCTTCGAGAACTTTATCCTGATGTTTATACAACAGACTTTTTGGTAGATGTGACAGAGGAAGTAATGGAGGCTATTCGAGCTGCTGAGCGTGCAGAAGCTGCCTATGACCGGAGGATGTATCGCTATAAGGCGCATTACTCCCTGGACTGTGACAACGGCATTGAAAATGCGGTGCTGTTGAAGCCGCAAACACCGGAGATGGTTTTGGAGGAAAAACAGTTTCAGGAGCAGGTCTATGCTGCTGTGATGAAGCTGCCGGAGAAACAGGCAAAGAGGATTTATGCCAGATACTACCTGGGAATGACGGTAAATGAAATTGCTGAAGTAGAAGGTGTAGACCCAAGCCGTGTCCGGGACAGCATCCGGCGTGGTTTAAAGCAGCTCGGAAAATATTTTTGA
- a CDS encoding helix-turn-helix domain-containing protein, whose amino-acid sequence MEKLITRKEAAEILGISIATLDAARNNGLISYVQYVQNGCVYFTAAGLQEYIAKCTHRAKPVERSATYRKPRSGRS is encoded by the coding sequence ATGGAAAAGCTCATTACACGAAAAGAAGCTGCTGAAATCTTAGGAATCAGCATAGCAACGCTGGATGCCGCCCGTAACAACGGCTTAATCTCTTATGTGCAGTATGTTCAGAATGGCTGTGTGTATTTTACTGCGGCAGGTCTCCAGGAGTATATCGCAAAATGCACGCACAGAGCAAAACCAGTTGAGAGAAGCGCAACTTACCGTAAACCTCGAAGCGGAAGATCGTGA